A DNA window from Sphingopyxis macrogoltabida contains the following coding sequences:
- a CDS encoding VOC family protein: MPRFPAMFDHTGIVVSDLARARTFYDAIGKPLGLVTADNGEQAFVFGKSKAEPIPYLWVGTLRPSYWAEGSRTGVNQMHVAFVATSKDAVHAFHAAGGTDHGAPGPREGAEGYYGAFLLDPDGNNIEAAFRDNLPYLRRS; this comes from the coding sequence ATGCCGCGTTTTCCCGCCATGTTCGACCATACCGGAATCGTCGTCAGCGACCTCGCCCGCGCCCGCACCTTTTACGACGCCATCGGCAAGCCGCTCGGTCTCGTCACCGCCGACAATGGCGAGCAGGCCTTCGTCTTCGGCAAGAGCAAGGCGGAGCCGATCCCCTATCTGTGGGTCGGCACGCTTCGCCCGAGCTATTGGGCCGAAGGTTCGCGCACCGGCGTCAACCAGATGCACGTCGCGTTCGTCGCGACGTCGAAGGACGCCGTACACGCCTTTCACGCGGCGGGCGGGACTGATCATGGCGCGCCGGGTCCGCGCGAAGGTGCCGAGGGCTATTACGGCGCCTTCCTGCTCGACCCCGACGGCAATAATATCGAGGCCGCCTTTCGCGACAACCTGCCCTATCTGCGCCGATCCTAA
- a CDS encoding L-threonylcarbamoyladenylate synthase encodes MNTETCPYGSDAISRAAALVARGQPVAVPTETVYGLAADARDSGAVARIYAAKGRPDFNPLIVHVPHLEAAEKLGVFGAAERALAAAFWPGPLTLVVPRTHDCPVASIATAGLGTIAIRVPGHRAMQALLAATGAPLAAPSANASGKVSPTRAEHVLASLDGRIALVIDDGATTAGVESTIARIRDGAVEVLRPGPVTAAMLGEASGLPVTGVAGSEVVAPGMLASHYAPGKPVRLGATEFADDEYGIGFGAVAGDYDLSAAGDLTEAAARLFDALHAGAASAKGRIAVAAIPGEGLGAAINDRLARAAV; translated from the coding sequence ATGAACACCGAAACCTGCCCCTACGGCAGCGACGCGATTTCGCGCGCGGCGGCGCTGGTCGCCCGCGGCCAGCCGGTCGCGGTGCCGACCGAGACCGTCTATGGCCTCGCCGCCGACGCACGCGATTCGGGCGCGGTCGCGCGCATCTATGCCGCCAAGGGCCGGCCCGATTTCAACCCGCTGATCGTCCATGTTCCGCATCTGGAGGCAGCCGAAAAGCTGGGGGTCTTCGGCGCTGCCGAGCGCGCGCTGGCTGCGGCCTTCTGGCCGGGGCCGCTGACGTTGGTCGTGCCGCGCACCCATGATTGCCCGGTCGCGAGCATCGCGACGGCGGGGCTGGGGACGATCGCGATCCGGGTGCCGGGGCATCGCGCGATGCAGGCGCTGCTCGCCGCCACCGGCGCACCGCTGGCGGCGCCGAGCGCCAATGCCAGCGGGAAGGTCAGCCCGACGCGGGCGGAACATGTGCTCGCGAGCCTCGACGGGCGGATCGCGCTGGTGATCGATGACGGGGCGACGACGGCGGGGGTCGAATCGACGATCGCGCGGATCCGGGACGGCGCGGTCGAAGTGCTGCGGCCGGGGCCGGTGACCGCCGCGATGCTGGGCGAGGCGAGCGGGCTGCCGGTGACGGGGGTGGCGGGATCGGAGGTCGTTGCGCCGGGCATGCTCGCCAGCCACTATGCGCCGGGGAAACCGGTGCGGCTGGGAGCGACGGAATTTGCCGACGACGAATATGGGATCGGGTTCGGCGCCGTCGCGGGCGACTATGATCTGAGCGCGGCCGGCGACCTGACCGAGGCGGCGGCGCGATTGTTCGATGCGCTGCACGCGGGCGCCGCGAGCGCGAAGGGGCGGATCGCGGTGGCGGCGATCCCCGGGGAAGGGCTGGGCGCCGCGATCAACGACCGGCTGGCGCGCGCGGCGGTTTAG
- a CDS encoding class I SAM-dependent methyltransferase, which produces MLKPSHKIRLLTVCGLTLAGAIALPSMPAAAQMMGTAKPSRPAADIAEDAARKPGMMLRFANVKAGQRVVEILPGGGYFTRVLSAAVGPRGTVVAVIPRESDPLRKLVREPGRGNVKLQIGALADLARAGPADVVWTSRNYHDLKGGDASADLADQVNRAAFAALKPGGIYMVSDHSAAAGSGTRDAGSLHRIDAEAVKTEVQAAGFVLDGESDLLANAGDDRTKPVFDPAVQGKTDQFVLRFRKPK; this is translated from the coding sequence ATGCTGAAACCATCGCACAAGATTCGCCTGCTCACCGTTTGCGGCCTTACCTTGGCGGGCGCGATCGCCTTGCCGTCCATGCCCGCCGCCGCGCAGATGATGGGAACCGCCAAGCCGTCGCGACCGGCCGCCGATATTGCCGAGGATGCGGCGCGCAAGCCGGGGATGATGCTGCGCTTTGCCAACGTCAAGGCAGGGCAGCGTGTCGTCGAAATCCTGCCCGGCGGCGGCTATTTCACGCGCGTGCTGTCGGCGGCGGTCGGCCCGCGCGGCACCGTCGTCGCGGTGATCCCGCGCGAATCCGATCCGCTGCGCAAGCTGGTGCGCGAGCCCGGCCGCGGCAATGTGAAGCTGCAGATCGGGGCACTCGCCGACCTCGCCCGCGCGGGGCCCGCCGACGTCGTGTGGACGTCACGCAACTATCACGATCTCAAGGGCGGCGATGCGTCTGCGGACCTCGCCGACCAGGTCAACCGCGCGGCGTTCGCGGCGCTGAAGCCCGGCGGCATTTATATGGTCAGCGATCATAGCGCCGCAGCGGGATCGGGCACGCGCGACGCCGGCAGCCTGCACCGCATCGATGCCGAGGCCGTGAAGACCGAGGTGCAGGCGGCGGGATTCGTCCTCGACGGCGAAAGCGACCTGCTCGCCAACGCGGGCGACGACCGCACGAAGCCGGTGTTCGACCCCGCCGTGCAGGGCAAGACGGACCAGTTCGTGCTGCGGTTCCGCAAACCGAAGTGA
- a CDS encoding acyl-CoA carboxylase subunit beta: MSWKKEVDELGQRRAMAEKMGGEEKVARQHGRGKMDARARLAAIVDPGSFREIGKIAGRGSYGPDGELEDLAASNFIFGRANIDGRPVVASADDFTVRGGAADAALHRKFVQCEAMAHEYRLPLIRMIDGTGGGGSVKTLEDMGYTYIPHVPGWHEIIANLDTVPVVALALGPTAGLGAARVVASHYSVMVRGLSQLFAAGPAVAAAIGDTLDREELGGTDVHTRNGVVDDEVASEAEAFAAARRFLSYLPSSIHERAARTECRDPVGRREEALLSVVPREAKMVYSMRRIADAVFDQGSFFEMGARWGRAVITAFARLDGYPVAVLASDPSYLGGSWDAKTSEKAERFVKMADQFRLPIVHLVDNPGFMIGGEAERTGTIRYGVQAMNAIYRATVPLASLVVRRAYGIAGSAMSNAERFQYRFAWPSGDWGSLPIEGGVEVAYKSELEAAEDPAAHLEAIRERLNRVRSPFRTAEKYGVEDIIDPRDTRPLLCEFAELAWRVLK; encoded by the coding sequence ATGAGCTGGAAAAAAGAAGTCGATGAACTCGGGCAACGCCGTGCGATGGCCGAGAAAATGGGCGGGGAAGAAAAGGTCGCGCGCCAGCACGGGCGCGGCAAGATGGACGCGCGGGCGCGGCTTGCGGCGATCGTCGACCCCGGCAGTTTTCGCGAGATCGGCAAGATCGCGGGGCGCGGCAGTTATGGTCCCGACGGCGAACTCGAAGACCTCGCCGCGTCGAACTTCATCTTCGGGCGGGCGAATATCGACGGCCGCCCGGTCGTCGCCTCGGCCGACGATTTCACGGTGCGCGGCGGCGCCGCCGACGCGGCGCTGCACCGCAAGTTCGTCCAGTGCGAGGCGATGGCGCATGAATATCGCCTGCCGCTGATTCGCATGATCGACGGCACCGGAGGCGGCGGGTCGGTCAAGACACTGGAGGATATGGGCTATACCTATATCCCGCACGTTCCGGGGTGGCACGAGATCATCGCCAATCTCGATACCGTGCCGGTGGTCGCGCTGGCGCTCGGGCCGACCGCAGGGCTCGGCGCCGCGCGCGTCGTCGCGAGCCATTACAGCGTGATGGTCCGGGGCCTGTCGCAGCTCTTCGCGGCGGGGCCGGCGGTTGCGGCGGCGATCGGCGATACGCTGGATCGCGAGGAATTGGGCGGAACCGATGTCCATACGCGCAACGGCGTCGTCGACGACGAGGTGGCGTCGGAGGCCGAAGCCTTTGCGGCGGCGCGGCGTTTCCTGTCGTATCTGCCGTCGTCGATCCACGAACGCGCGGCGCGGACCGAATGCCGCGATCCGGTGGGTCGCCGCGAGGAGGCGCTGCTGTCGGTCGTGCCGCGCGAAGCGAAGATGGTCTATTCGATGCGGCGCATCGCCGATGCAGTGTTCGATCAGGGCAGTTTCTTCGAAATGGGCGCGCGCTGGGGGCGGGCGGTGATCACCGCATTCGCGCGGCTCGACGGCTATCCGGTCGCGGTGCTGGCGAGCGATCCGTCCTATCTCGGCGGATCGTGGGACGCGAAGACGAGCGAAAAGGCCGAGCGCTTCGTGAAGATGGCCGACCAGTTCCGGCTGCCGATCGTCCACCTCGTCGACAATCCGGGCTTCATGATCGGCGGCGAGGCCGAGCGGACGGGAACGATCCGCTATGGGGTGCAGGCGATGAATGCGATTTATCGCGCGACGGTGCCGCTGGCGTCGTTGGTGGTGCGGCGGGCCTATGGGATTGCGGGGAGCGCGATGTCGAACGCCGAGCGTTTCCAGTATCGCTTCGCCTGGCCGTCGGGCGACTGGGGCAGCCTGCCGATCGAGGGCGGGGTCGAGGTCGCCTACAAGAGCGAGCTGGAGGCGGCCGAGGACCCGGCGGCCCATCTGGAAGCGATCCGGGAGCGGCTGAACCGCGTGCGCTCGCCGTTCCGGACGGCGGAGAAGTACGGCGTCGAGGATATCATCGACCCGCGCGATACGCGGCCGTTGCTGTGCGAATTTGCCGAACTGGCGTGGCGGGTGCTGAAATAG
- a CDS encoding thioredoxin family protein: MTRRFALPLAISLLALAPAAARETRTIPGVEDPYRTDAFVADPMPAIDAALARARQSGKPVLLVMGTGDCHDSAWLANLLGTARFAPVRDRYEIVYADIGMPHVRGLGRSPEVPKRFGFRIKGTPTVAILDAEGRVLNRKAAPKWRNAASRSDDEIYQELMGRDE, from the coding sequence ATGACGCGCCGGTTCGCCCTTCCCCTCGCCATCTCGCTGCTGGCGCTCGCGCCTGCCGCCGCCCGCGAAACGCGCACCATCCCGGGTGTCGAAGACCCCTACCGGACCGACGCTTTCGTCGCCGACCCGATGCCGGCGATCGACGCCGCACTCGCGAGGGCGCGGCAGTCGGGCAAGCCGGTCCTCCTCGTCATGGGCACCGGCGATTGTCACGACAGCGCTTGGCTTGCCAACCTGCTCGGGACCGCGCGTTTCGCGCCGGTCCGCGACCGCTACGAGATCGTCTATGCCGATATCGGCATGCCGCATGTCCGCGGTCTCGGACGCAGCCCCGAGGTGCCGAAACGCTTCGGCTTCCGGATCAAGGGCACGCCGACCGTCGCGATCCTCGATGCCGAGGGCCGCGTCCTCAACCGCAAGGCCGCACCGAAGTGGCGCAACGCCGCCAGCCGCAGCGACGACGAAATCTATCAAGAACTTATGGGGAGAGACGAATGA
- a CDS encoding S41 family peptidase, whose product MIRLLPALLIAASVAAAPVLPAAPVLAADDVSANAIAEKYAALLESDYVYPATGKRYAAAIRAAIAAGRYAPLSGEALGEAIDADVNAVSPDGHLRVRVPEGAAAPGGTAPTRYPPRVPIEQPGWIAPGIAYIRFNIFPDDPAVTAAAAKFIADHADAKAVIFDLRTNGGGGMDQMDVMFPWLFSAPTRLVTMATRASVDAEGGSPIDGIPSMRKVDGDPGMVTREHWATPNGDARLRDAKVYVLTSGGTASAAEHFSLAMKHSGRGTLVGAPTAGANHFGRGEELGGGYEAFIPVGRTYDPATGKDWEGDGVQPDIAVPPAEALVRVLTDLGVEAGEAKKLSDTHMPSRPMERRKPAPAR is encoded by the coding sequence ATGATTCGCCTTTTGCCTGCTTTGCTGATCGCCGCGAGCGTTGCTGCGGCTCCCGTCCTGCCGGCCGCCCCGGTGCTGGCCGCCGACGATGTAAGCGCCAACGCCATCGCCGAAAAATATGCCGCGCTGCTCGAGAGCGATTATGTCTATCCCGCGACCGGCAAGCGCTATGCCGCCGCGATCCGCGCCGCCATCGCCGCGGGCCGCTATGCGCCGCTTTCCGGCGAGGCATTGGGCGAGGCGATCGATGCCGATGTCAATGCGGTGTCCCCCGACGGTCATCTGCGGGTACGGGTGCCGGAGGGCGCCGCCGCGCCGGGCGGCACTGCGCCGACCCGCTATCCGCCGCGGGTGCCGATCGAACAGCCGGGATGGATCGCGCCGGGGATCGCCTATATCCGCTTCAACATCTTCCCCGACGATCCGGCGGTGACCGCGGCGGCGGCGAAATTCATCGCCGACCATGCCGATGCCAAGGCGGTCATCTTCGACCTGCGCACCAACGGCGGTGGCGGCATGGACCAGATGGACGTGATGTTCCCATGGCTGTTTTCGGCGCCGACGCGACTGGTGACGATGGCGACGCGCGCCTCGGTCGATGCCGAGGGCGGTTCGCCGATCGACGGCATCCCTTCGATGCGCAAGGTCGACGGCGATCCGGGGATGGTGACGCGCGAACATTGGGCGACGCCGAACGGCGACGCGAGGCTGCGCGATGCAAAAGTCTATGTGCTGACATCGGGCGGCACCGCGTCGGCGGCCGAGCATTTCTCGCTGGCAATGAAGCATAGTGGACGCGGGACGCTGGTCGGCGCGCCGACCGCGGGCGCCAATCATTTCGGGCGCGGCGAGGAACTCGGCGGCGGCTACGAAGCCTTCATCCCGGTCGGGCGCACCTATGATCCGGCGACGGGCAAGGACTGGGAAGGCGACGGGGTGCAGCCCGATATCGCGGTTCCGCCCGCCGAGGCGCTGGTCCGCGTGCTTACCGACCTTGGCGTCGAGGCGGGCGAAGCGAAGAAACTGTCCGACACGCATATGCCGAGCCGGCCGATGGAGCGGCGCAAGCCCGCTCCGGCGCGTTAG
- a CDS encoding DMT family transporter, giving the protein MRPDSASPLVPFLIACAGIATFSAMDVLMKGLSIDIGAYNAVLWRTGTGTLVSGAIYLAARPKWPDRATMRIHAWRSLFVSGMALSFFWGLARLPMAEAIALAFVAPLMALYMAAIFLGEKIGPRSIAASLLGLAGVIVIVAGKLGGSDYSDEALWAVGAVFLSAIFYAYNLILARRQAKMAEPLEIAFFQNFFVAAILALGAPWFLAVPDAGQAPHIFGAAVLATTSLLLLSWAYARAETQILATTEYTGFLWAMLFGWFFFNEAVALPTLAGAALIVAACLIVIRKAPHGDPIEPAAA; this is encoded by the coding sequence ATGCGTCCCGATTCGGCCTCTCCTCTTGTTCCGTTCCTGATCGCGTGCGCGGGCATTGCGACCTTTTCGGCGATGGACGTGCTGATGAAGGGGCTGTCGATCGACATCGGCGCCTATAATGCGGTGCTCTGGCGCACCGGGACGGGGACGCTGGTCAGCGGCGCAATCTACCTGGCGGCGCGGCCGAAATGGCCCGACCGGGCGACGATGCGGATCCACGCATGGCGCTCGCTGTTCGTATCGGGGATGGCGCTCAGTTTTTTCTGGGGGCTCGCGCGGCTGCCGATGGCCGAAGCGATCGCCCTCGCCTTCGTCGCGCCGCTGATGGCGCTCTATATGGCCGCCATTTTCCTCGGCGAGAAGATCGGGCCGCGCTCGATCGCCGCCTCGCTGCTCGGGCTCGCGGGGGTGATCGTGATCGTCGCGGGCAAGCTCGGCGGCAGCGACTATTCGGATGAGGCGCTCTGGGCGGTCGGCGCCGTATTCCTGTCGGCGATCTTCTACGCCTATAATCTCATCCTCGCGCGGCGGCAGGCCAAGATGGCCGAGCCGCTGGAAATCGCCTTTTTCCAGAATTTCTTCGTCGCCGCGATCCTCGCGCTCGGCGCGCCGTGGTTCCTCGCGGTGCCCGACGCCGGGCAGGCGCCGCATATCTTCGGCGCCGCAGTGCTGGCGACCACCTCGCTGCTGCTCCTGAGCTGGGCCTATGCCCGCGCCGAGACGCAGATCCTTGCGACGACCGAATATACCGGTTTCCTGTGGGCGATGCTGTTCGGCTGGTTCTTCTTTAACGAGGCAGTGGCCTTGCCGACGCTCGCGGGTGCGGCGCTGATCGTCGCCGCCTGCCTGATCGTCATCCGCAAGGCGCCGCATGGCGACCCGATCGAGCCGGCGGCGGCCTAA
- the ispG gene encoding flavodoxin-dependent (E)-4-hydroxy-3-methylbut-2-enyl-diphosphate synthase: MSDHNPGLRPWRDIARRTSRQIMVGSVPVGGGAPITVQTMTNTLTSDAVATIDQIRRCEEAGADLIRVSCPDTDSTAALGKIVRAARVPVIADIHFHYKRALEAADAGAACLRINPGNIGSSERVGEVVRAAKANGCAIRIGVNAGSLEKDLLEKYGEPCPEALVESALDHIKLLQDHDFHEYKVAVKASDVFLAVAAYMQLADAVDCPLHLGITEAGGLIGGTVKSALGIGNLLWGGVGDTIRVSLSAEPEEEVRVGYEILKALGLRTRGVRVVSCPSCARQGFDVIRTVQALEDALGHIKTPMSLSVLGCVVNGPGEARETDIGITGGGNGKHMVYLSGVTDHHVEDADMIAHIVKLVEAKAAEIDAGSAVSMDTLHGKAA; this comes from the coding sequence ATGAGCGATCACAATCCCGGCCTGCGCCCCTGGCGCGACATCGCGCGGCGGACCAGCCGCCAGATCATGGTCGGCAGCGTCCCGGTCGGTGGCGGCGCGCCGATCACGGTGCAGACGATGACCAACACGCTGACGTCGGATGCAGTGGCGACGATCGACCAGATTCGCCGCTGCGAGGAAGCCGGCGCCGACCTGATCCGCGTCTCGTGCCCCGACACCGACAGCACCGCGGCGCTCGGCAAGATCGTCCGCGCGGCGCGCGTGCCCGTAATCGCCGACATCCATTTCCACTACAAACGCGCACTCGAAGCCGCCGACGCCGGCGCCGCCTGCCTGCGGATCAACCCGGGCAATATCGGCTCGTCCGAGCGCGTCGGCGAGGTCGTGCGCGCCGCCAAGGCCAACGGCTGCGCGATCCGCATCGGGGTCAATGCCGGCAGCCTCGAAAAGGACCTGCTCGAAAAATATGGCGAGCCCTGCCCCGAGGCGCTCGTCGAAAGCGCGCTCGACCATATCAAGCTGCTGCAGGACCATGATTTCCACGAGTATAAGGTCGCGGTGAAGGCCAGCGACGTCTTCCTGGCGGTCGCGGCCTATATGCAGCTCGCCGACGCGGTCGACTGCCCGCTTCACCTCGGTATCACCGAAGCAGGCGGACTGATCGGCGGCACCGTGAAGAGCGCCCTCGGCATCGGCAATCTGTTGTGGGGCGGCGTCGGCGATACGATCCGTGTCAGCCTGTCGGCCGAACCCGAAGAGGAAGTGCGCGTCGGCTATGAGATCCTGAAAGCCCTCGGCCTGCGCACCCGCGGCGTCCGCGTCGTGTCGTGCCCGAGCTGTGCGCGGCAGGGCTTCGACGTCATCCGCACCGTCCAGGCGCTCGAAGATGCGCTCGGCCATATCAAGACCCCGATGTCGCTCTCGGTCCTCGGCTGCGTCGTCAACGGCCCCGGCGAGGCGCGCGAGACCGACATCGGCATCACCGGCGGCGGCAACGGCAAGCATATGGTCTATCTCTCGGGCGTCACCGATCATCATGTCGAGGACGCCGACATGATCGCGCATATCGTGAAGCTGGTCGAAGCCAAGGCGGCCGAGATCGACGCCGGCAGCGCGGTGAGCATGGACACGCTGCACGGCAAGGCGGCGTAG
- a CDS encoding GNAT family N-acetyltransferase, whose protein sequence is MTLSIRPATPADLPLIAQFIRDLADYEKLAHEVRFDEAKLGEKLFGPRPYAEVVIGEIDGTAQGFALFFHNFSTFEGRPGIYLEDLFVRPDARGSGLGKALLAHLAKLCVERDCARLEWWVLDWNTPSIGFYQSLGAKLMDEWTVMRVDGAALTGLAASAHA, encoded by the coding sequence ATGACGCTCTCGATCCGCCCCGCCACCCCCGCCGACCTGCCGCTGATCGCGCAGTTCATCCGCGACCTTGCCGACTATGAAAAGCTCGCCCACGAGGTGCGCTTCGACGAAGCGAAGCTCGGCGAAAAGCTGTTCGGCCCGCGCCCCTATGCCGAGGTCGTGATCGGCGAGATCGACGGCACGGCGCAGGGCTTCGCGCTGTTCTTCCACAATTTCTCGACCTTCGAGGGGCGGCCCGGCATCTATCTTGAGGATCTGTTCGTCCGTCCCGACGCGCGCGGTTCGGGGCTCGGCAAGGCGCTGCTCGCGCATCTCGCCAAGCTCTGCGTCGAACGCGACTGCGCCCGCCTCGAATGGTGGGTGCTCGACTGGAACACCCCGTCGATCGGCTTTTACCAGAGCCTCGGTGCAAAGCTGATGGACGAATGGACGGTGATGCGCGTCGACGGCGCGGCGCTGACGGGGCTTGCCGCCAGCGCACACGCCTGA
- a CDS encoding SDR family NAD(P)-dependent oxidoreductase: MTDMNLAGRVALVTGASRGIGRGIAIGLAEAGADVAVNYTRGEEAAAETVAAIQALGRRAKAYQASVIDEAACAAMIAGIEADFGPLSILVNNAGIASRGLAVADTDPAEVDKLFAVHAAGPHRLSRLALPQLRRHERSDIVVISSIATLANAPNGAPYTMAKAAGEALALTLAKEELANGVRVNIVAPALTVSDMGEKLSRAITGNADIHHLDTTMPFGRVAVPADVAAAVVWFVSDANPYCSGQKLNIDGAGMATFR; encoded by the coding sequence ATGACCGACATGAACCTTGCAGGGCGCGTCGCGCTCGTCACCGGCGCGTCGCGCGGGATCGGCCGCGGCATCGCGATCGGGCTCGCCGAAGCGGGCGCCGATGTCGCGGTCAACTATACGCGCGGCGAAGAGGCCGCCGCCGAAACCGTCGCCGCGATCCAGGCGCTCGGCCGGAGGGCAAAGGCCTATCAGGCGTCGGTCATCGACGAGGCCGCCTGCGCCGCGATGATCGCCGGCATCGAAGCCGACTTCGGCCCCCTCTCCATCCTCGTCAACAATGCCGGCATTGCGAGCCGTGGCCTCGCGGTCGCCGACACCGACCCGGCAGAGGTCGACAAGCTCTTCGCCGTCCACGCCGCCGGCCCTCACCGCCTCTCGCGCCTCGCGCTGCCGCAGCTTCGCCGGCACGAACGGAGCGACATCGTCGTCATTTCGAGCATCGCAACGCTTGCCAACGCCCCGAACGGCGCCCCCTACACGATGGCGAAAGCGGCCGGCGAGGCGCTCGCGCTGACCCTCGCGAAGGAGGAACTTGCGAACGGCGTCCGCGTCAACATCGTCGCCCCCGCGCTCACCGTCAGCGACATGGGCGAAAAGCTCTCGCGCGCGATCACCGGCAACGCGGACATCCACCACCTCGACACCACAATGCCCTTCGGCCGCGTCGCCGTCCCCGCCGACGTCGCCGCGGCGGTCGTCTGGTTCGTCAGCGACGCGAACCCCTATTGCTCGGGGCAGAAACTCAACATCGACGGCGCGGGAATGGCGACCTTTCGCTAG
- a CDS encoding acyltransferase family protein codes for MTTARHYGMDWLRIGAFALLIFYHIGMYFVPWDWHVKIAEPIDWVAIPMLATNGWRLALLFLVSGYASAALFAKLGGSGTFARSRSARLLVPLLFGVAVFIPPQPWIDLAGQHGYRQGFLHFWLHDYFGFQFIDGIALPTWQHLWFVVYLWVYTMLAALLLAVVPEGVRARIADAAARWLNGWGLLVWPLAAWLIIYALFPDHDETHALFDDGPSHLHYLVAFAAGWLLRVRPSLFDAVARWWKVAAVLAVVAFVPVAWVEWTWPGDTIAPDCVFPPYHIARLVQGWAAIVALVGIADHYWNRDHPWRATLAEAVFPFYIIHQTIIVVVGWYLLHAGVDALPSFLILFAATVSGCWLFYAIGRSIGWLRPLIGLQRG; via the coding sequence ATGACCACTGCACGCCATTACGGCATGGACTGGCTGCGGATCGGCGCGTTCGCGCTGTTGATCTTCTATCATATCGGGATGTATTTCGTGCCGTGGGACTGGCATGTGAAGATTGCCGAGCCGATCGACTGGGTCGCGATCCCGATGCTGGCGACCAATGGCTGGCGGCTGGCCCTGCTGTTCCTCGTCTCGGGCTATGCCAGCGCGGCGCTGTTCGCGAAGCTCGGCGGCAGCGGAACCTTCGCACGTTCGCGCAGCGCGCGGCTGCTGGTGCCGCTGCTGTTCGGCGTGGCCGTCTTCATCCCGCCGCAGCCGTGGATCGACCTTGCCGGACAGCACGGCTACCGCCAAGGCTTCCTGCACTTCTGGCTGCACGACTATTTCGGTTTCCAGTTCATCGACGGCATCGCGCTGCCGACCTGGCAGCATCTGTGGTTCGTCGTCTATCTGTGGGTTTATACGATGCTCGCGGCGTTGCTGCTCGCGGTCGTACCCGAAGGCGTCCGGGCGCGGATCGCCGACGCGGCGGCGCGGTGGCTGAACGGCTGGGGGCTGCTCGTCTGGCCGCTTGCGGCGTGGCTGATCATCTATGCGCTTTTTCCGGATCATGATGAAACGCATGCGCTGTTCGACGACGGGCCGTCGCACCTCCATTATCTGGTGGCCTTTGCCGCCGGCTGGCTGCTCCGCGTCCGGCCGTCGCTGTTCGACGCGGTGGCGCGCTGGTGGAAGGTTGCGGCGGTGCTGGCCGTCGTCGCCTTCGTGCCCGTGGCGTGGGTCGAATGGACGTGGCCGGGCGACACGATCGCGCCCGACTGCGTGTTTCCGCCCTATCACATCGCACGGCTGGTGCAGGGCTGGGCGGCGATCGTCGCGCTGGTCGGGATCGCCGATCACTATTGGAACCGCGACCACCCCTGGCGCGCGACACTCGCCGAGGCAGTGTTCCCCTTCTACATCATCCACCAGACGATCATCGTCGTGGTCGGCTGGTACCTGCTGCACGCCGGCGTCGACGCGCTGCCGTCGTTCCTGATCCTCTTTGCCGCGACCGTATCGGGATGCTGGCTTTTCTACGCGATCGGGCGCAGCATCGGCTGGCTGCGGCCGCTGATCGGATTGCAGCGCGGGTAG